The DNA sequence AGGGCCCCGCCAATGTATTTCCCTATCGCCAGGGGCTTGATAGCCGGGTTGGAAAACTGCACCACGCACCGGCACTCGCCCACGCAGTCCATGCTATCAGGCGTTAAGGGCGGCGGCACGGCCCAGGCAAACTCCGGGGCCCCATCGCCGTCGAAATCGCCCTTCACGGCGCCGGCCGGTACGAGCGTACCCCCGACCAGCCGCGGGGCAGCGGGCACGGCGCCGCTCAGCCCCAGCAAAACAAGTACAAACCCGAAACGCATGGCATTGCTATAAAAGACATTAAGGCTTTTTTTACGCCGGGGCCCGGCCGGGGTTGGCTGTGCCCCGGCCGGGCAGTGCGGGCCGAGGCCCGGGCAGCGCCCATCTTTTCAGGGGTCGTTTCGGGGCCCGGTGGGGCCCCGGCGCGGGCAGCTGCTAACCGACCTCCCACCCCGGCGGCGCGGCCGTTAGTACAGCACGTCGTCCACGGGCTCCACCTTGGGCGGCAGGGTGGCTTCGCCGAGCAGCTCGCGCAGGTCTATTTCGATACTGCGGCAAATGCTGGTCATCGGCACGTCGTTCATGGTGTTGTCGAACGGGTTTTCGCTGATGTGGCCCACCAGCTCAATGGTGTTGAACACCCACGACACGAGCACCGAGAACGGCACCATCAGCCACACGTGGTACTGGCCCAGGGGCAGGCGGCTGTCGAACTCCTCCACCAGGCCCAGCGGCAGCAGCAGCGCGAACAGCCACACAAACACGAAGCTGAAGTAGGCGTACTGCCGCGGAAACGGCGTGTTCTTGATGCGTTCGCAGCCGCCCTGGAAGTTGAAAAAGTCCTGCACGGTCTGCATCATGGCCACCTGCCGGAACTCGCTGAGCAGGCCCACGCGGTGAAGGTCGAGCAACTCCTTGCTCTGGTGGCGCAGCAGGTGGGTGGGCGGGTTGGCGGCGAAGCGAGCGGCCGAGTCGTCGGGGTCGAGCAGGAAAGGGGCCACCTCGGCGTCCCAGCCCTCGGCGGTTTGGCGGCGCAGGTGCAGGCGCAGGGCGTTGCACCAGGCAATTTGGCGGTACACCAGGCGGCGGTGCAACACTTGCACCCGGTCCGCATCGGGGTAGCCGTCGGGAAACTGCACGAAGTCGAACACCCGCAGCGTCCACACCCGCGAGGTGTTCACGATGCTACCCCACAGCTGCCGGCCTTCCCAGAAACGGTCGTAGGAGCCGTTGTTTTTAAAGCCGATGTAGAACGCCACCGCCGTACCCAGCGTGGCCACCGGCTGCCACGGAATATCGAGCGCGTGCATGTTCAGGGGCCCGTACAAAAAGCAAATCATTCCATTGTAGACCAAGAAGAAAATTAGGCTATTGCGCGATAAGCGCCAGATGACGATGGGGCGAAGATTGGTACGGACGTACATGAATAAGCTGTTGAGAAGAACCCCGCATACGCCGCCGCCGGGCCCCGCGGCCAAACCCTGCCCTAAATAGGCCCTCCGGCCGCGGCCAGCGCGGGCATTATCTGAAGGCAGCCGACCCGGGCAGTGCCGGCGCGACGCCCAAAATTAGCGTATTTTGGGGGGTGATGCGCCGGCCAAATGGCTTTGGCACCCATCCTTCCTCCATGCATACGCCCCTGTTTCCCGCCCTAGCCGTAGCCCTGTGCCTGGCCGCCGGCCCCGCCGCCCACGCCCAAAAACGGGCCCCCGTCCCCCCGCCCGACCGCACCCAGGTGTACGACTCAGTGGCCCAGCCGGCCGTGCCGCTGGGCGGCACCGCGCGCTACGCCCAGTTCCTGGCCGACCACCAGCGCTACCCGGCCCCGGCCATGCAGCAGGGCCAGCAGGGCACCGTGCCGGTCAGCTTCGTGGTGGAAAAAACCGGCGTGGTGAGCCACGTGGAAGTAACTAAGCCCGTGGCCCCGCTGCTCGACGCCGAGGCCCTGCGCCTCATCAGGAGCGGCCCGCGCTGGACGCCGGCCAAAAACGGCGGCCAGGTGGTGCGCCAGCGCGTGACGGTGCCGGTGAGCTTCGTGCTCTCGCCCCCGGCCGCCACCGTGCAGCTGCCGGCCAAGGGCGGGGCCCCCACGCCGCCCAACGCGGCCGACATCGCCGCCTCGACCCACCCCAACCAGCCGGCCGTGGTGGCCCCCGACCGGCCCGCCACCCCGGTGGGCGGTACCGACGCGTTTTTTGCCTGGATCGAGAAGAACCAGCAGTACCCCAAGCTGGCCCGCCAGCGCAAAATCCAGGGCAAGGTGCCGGTCGAGTTTATGGTGCAGGCCGACGGCAGCCTGACGGACGTGCGCGTCCTCAAAAAAATGGGCTCGGGCCTCGACGAAGAAGCTCTGCGCCTGATCCGGACGGCCCCAAAATGGGAGCCCGCCACGTACCAGGGCAAGCCGTTAAAGCAAAAGCTGGTGCTGCCCGTCTTGTTCCAACTGTAGGATGGGCCGGCGGCCCACTGGGGTCATACTTTTTGGTGGCGCCAGTTGTTGTGCTTGCGCCGCGCCTATCTTTTCTGCTCCATGCTTACCGCCCAAATCGCCACCTTGCTGCCCGACGCCCCGCTCGCCCCCACCGCCGAGGCGCCCGTGTGGCCCTACCAGGCCCGCTTCCGGCGCACGGCTCAGGCCCTGGCCGACGAGCTGTTTGGGCTGCTCGACGACGAATTGCATCCCCTGGTGCAGCTGCTGGCCCTGCCCACCAACGCCGACCCGGCCGCCCGCTTTCTGGAAACCGGGGCCGACGCCCTGCCCGCGGGGCCCTTCGCCGGGGTGGTGGCCCGGGGCCTGGACCTGCAATACGCTAGCTTATGGGCCTACACCGACCGCGACGACCTCTCGCCCGCCATTCTGCACCGGCGGCAGGAAGGGCGGGGCCTGCGCGGGGCCGTGCAGGAGGTGCTGAACGCGCTGGACGCCGACACGCCCTACGCGCACTTCGCGGGCTGGCCCATCCGCATCAACGACTGCTTCATCATCACGGTGCTGCGGTTCCAGCGCAAGGCCTTGCGCGCCCACCCCAGCCTGCTGCCCAACCGCTTCTACACCGACGGCCGGCCCCTGTCCACGTCGCTGGCCATGGCCGTGATATACCGCTTCAACGAGGAGGCCGTGAAAAACCTGAGCGAGCCCGAGCCCGGCGCGGGCGTGATGAGCCGCCCCCGCGAAGCCGAGGAGTTGCTGCGCGCCGCCGGCCGCTCTTTCCTCGATACGCCGGCCCAGGCCCTGGGCCTCGACCCCGCCGTGGCCCAGCTGTTCGTGACCTGCAACACCATTTCGAGCCTCCGCTACGAGGGCGCCGAGGGCGTGGGCCGGCTGCTGCTGGCCCGCCGCCACCACCCCAACCTGGAGGAGGTGTTCGCCCTCACCTGCCCCACCCCGCTCACCGATTACCGGGCCGTGCGCAAGCTGCTGGAGATGACGACCCCCGACGTGCACCTGCTCGCCGACGGCGAGAACGTGTACGCCCTGGGCCGCCAGGTGGGCCACTACGACACGGCCCGCGAGGACCTGTTCGCCGTCAACTTCATCACCCACTACGCCTGGGAGCTGCAGCACGGCACCCACCTGCTGCTGCGTGCCCACTACGGCCTGCCCGGCCTACCGCGCACGCGCCTGAGCCGTACCAACTTCCGGCGCGACCTCAAGCGCACCTTCGGCCTCACCGACGCGCCCAAGGTGGACAAGCTCTGGGACGTGGTGCTGGAGGCCAGCCGCCAGAAGCACGGCACGCTGCTCGTCATCACCACTGAGGCCCTGGCCGAGGCCGACCGCCTCAAGCTCCAGTGCACCCTCATTGAGCCCGTACCGCTCACGCCTCTCATCACGCGCCTCATCACGGCCATCGACGGGGCCGTACTGCTTGACCCCGAGGGCTACTGCTACTCCATCGGCGTGATACTGGACGGCACCGCCAGCGGCCGCGGCGACGGCAGCCGCGGGGCCCGCTACAACTCGGCCCTGCGCTACGTTGAAAGCTCGCGCTACCCCTGCTTAGCCGTGGTTGTGAGCGAGGATGGCTTGGTGAACGTGCTCACCTCGAAGCGCGACGCCGGGGAGCGGTAGGCGCTGGTCGGCCGGCACTTTTAAAATTTTGCGGTAAGCTTCGGCTAATTATTCCGTACCCTAGTTTTTACCTGGGCCCCGGGCTGCCGCATTTTAATCGACGGACGATATTTAAGCCGAAAAAACGAATCTGGTTTCCCATTCGCCTCACGGCAGCGGAATGCCAACAGGAGCAGTTTTACGCGGGGCTGCGCCAGACCCGGGAAAGATGGCGGCGCGAAAACGAAGCGGCGGAGCATCGCGCCGCGCCCCTGGCCCGGGATTGGGAAAGACGGCCCGACGCGCTGGCCCAATCGATGGCAGCCTTGAGCGAAGCCCGGCAACTGGTAGAACGGGGGCGGCCAAACGCCTGAGCTGCCCGACCCCGGCCAGCCGCCGGCCGTTGGTCCCGTGGGATACTGCCTGACTTGGCCGCGCCAATCGCGCGGCAGGCACTGCCCATCAAACTCGACCTGCTGGTGACGCTGCTTCGAAAGCCAGCCAGCCGCATAAGCCGCCCGGCCCTCCTATTCAAAAAAAGCCGCCCCAGTAACCAGGGCGGCTTTTTTGCGTGGTGGCTAGGTTGGACAAGTTAGGCGGCGGGCAGCGCGTCGTGCCGGGCCTTGACGGCGGCAATGGCTCCGCTGAGCACCGCCACCTGGGCATCAATCTGGTCGGCGTCTACGGCGGCCAGAAAGCCGGCCGCGCCGCCCGCGTCGGCCGTGCGGCTGGTGAGGCGCGCCTGCTGGTAGGTAGCCGTCAGGAGCTGGTCCTCGTAGCGGCGGCGGTCGGCGGGGGCCAGGTTGGGGCCGGCCAGCTGCTGGGTCAGGTAGTTTACTTTATCGGTAGCGGCGGCCAGGCGCGTAGTAGCCGAAGCATCCGAGCGGTCGTTCCGCCGGTCCTGAAACGCCAGGTTTTGGTCGCGGTTCTGGTAGCCGTCGAGTTCGGCTTCCAGCGAGGCTTGGGTTTCCAAGCACTGGGCCCGGTCTTTCAGGGTGTTGACGTCGTAGGTCATAACTAAAATAAAAAGGGTAGAAAATGAATAAATGGTGAACCAAAGATAGGCGCCGGTTTCGTTTTGCCCGTACGCCGCAAACGGCGCCTACCGCGGCAGCAGCGCCGCCAGTGCCGCCGCTTCGGCTTCGAGGGCTTCGGCTTGCAGGCGCAGCAGGTGGTAGCGGGCGCTCAGGTCGGGCGGCAGGGCCGGGGGGCGCTGGTCGAGCCAGCGGTGGCGGTGCCAGGCCTGCCACGCCGGCCAGGCGGTGGCCGGGTCGGGGGCGGCGGCGGGGCCAGGATCGGGCGGCAGGGCCGCCCGCAGCGCGGGCAAGGCGGCGGCCCACCGGGCGGCCGTGGCCGCCTGGGCTTCGAGCGGAACCAACGCCCGGCGCAGGCGGCGGGCGTGGTGCTGGCAGTAGTCGAGCCGGGCGGCGAGCGGGGCCGCATCGGGCGGGGCCAGGGCCAGCGCGGGTAGCGCGGCCGAGGCTAGCCGCAACGCTCCGGTGACCGGGACCGCGCCAGGCAGCGGCAGCCGCGCCACTAGCGGGGCCAGGGCTTCGGCGGCGTCCCCGGCCAGGGCGCGCCGGCCGGTTTCTAGGTGGCCGGCTTGGGCATTGCTCACGCCAAGCCAGCCGGCTAGCTCCTGCTGGCTCAGGCCGAAGTGCCGGCGCACATCGGCTACTACAGAATCGGAAGATAAGCAGTGAAGCGCCATATTTGTAGGTAACATTACGTGAATAGTAAAAATATCCTACAGATATTGTAGGGCATTTTTGCTATTCACGTAATATTACCTACAAATTGCTTATCCGTTGGACTGTTACCAGGCCGCCGGGCGGGCGGCTAATTACTACGACTGGGTGCTGAATGGCAAAGTGCCGATGTAGTGTTCCGTAAATTCCTAATCGGGGTGGCCGGCCAACGTCGCCGGCCACCGGATTTCGGATTGGGCCATGCGCTCTAGTGGTTGAAAAATATTAATAAGTCGCATTGGTTTGGATATTAAACGCTTTCTCATGTGACCATTTATTGTCTCAATCCAACCGCTGAGGAACGCTAGACCTTGGAAGAGTGGCAGAAAAAGCACAAAAGCCATTCGCCGAAGCTGCAACGGATTAAAATTCTGTTGAATAGCGATGAGCAAGTGGACCGCCGCCCGGTTTCCGAGCTAGCCGCCGTGCTGGGTATCTGCACCAGAACCATTGAACGGGTGCGCCGCCAGTTCTGCAAAGAGGGCTTGGCCTTGTTTGAGCCCAGGCTGCGTAAAACACGTTCCGACAAAAAGATAGACGGCCGGGTGGAGGCCCACCTCACGGCCCTGCGCTGTCAAAGCCCGCCCGGTGAGCAGCCCCGCTGGCAGTTGAAGATGCTGGCGGACCGGCTGGTGGAGTTGGACGTGGTCGCGCACATCTCGACCACAATGGTGGCACGGCTGCTAGAAAAAACGAACGCAAGCCTTTTAATGGCCCGCAGCAGTGGGTAATTCCGGCCGAGCAGAGCGCGTTCTTCGTGTGCCAGATGGAACAAGGTGCTTGACCTCTACGAGCAGCCCTACGACGCGGACTATCCCGTAGTCTGCCTGGATGAGTCGCCCAAGCAACTACTCGACCACGAACAGTTTACCACTTCTACCGGCCAGCGCTACCGCGATTCGGAGTACGTGCGCCGGGGCGTGGTGGAGTTGTTTGTGGCCACCGAGCCGCTGCGGGGCTGGCGCTGCCTGCGCGTGGGGGCCGACCACAAAGCGGCCATGTGGGTGCAGTTCGTAGCCCGGCAGATGGACACGACCTACTGCAAGGCCAAAAAGGTGCGCTGGGTCATGGACAACCCCAGTACCCACAAGCTCAGTTTCTTTTATGCCCACTTTCCGCCCGCCGTGGCCCTGGCCTGGCTGCGACGGATGGAAATCATTTACATCCCGGCCCATGGCTCGTGGCTGAACATGGCTGAAATAGAATTCTCTGCCCTCAGCCGGCAGGTCCTTAACCAGCCCTTCACTACGGGCGAGCAGGTGCACCACGTAGTGCAACAGTGGCAAGACCGGCAGAATGCGCGCCCCAAGCCGCGCAACTGGCAATTCAAAACAGCCGATGCCCGTATTAAACTAGCTGAATTGTACCCGACCCAATAGTATTTTTCGGCCACTAGTGCGTTACTAATTGTAGGGTAATTTGAGTTTGAAACAAAATTATCCTACAATTAGTATAGGGTAATTTTGTTTCAAACTCAAATTACCCTACACTAAGTAGCTTTTGCCCGGAACGACCACGTCACGCGGAACACCGCCACCACGGCGCCGGCCTCGTCCACGCCGGTGCTGGTGCACACCACGGTGCGGCCCTCGCCGGTAGCGCGGCTCTCGGCCACGGCCCGGGCAATGGCGGCCCCATCGGGGCAGGTGAAGGCCACCAGGCCCGTGGCTTTCTTGGTGAAGTCGGCCGTCAGGCTCGTCACCAGCATCGACGCGGGGGCCCCGGCTTGCACGTGCATCATGGCCTGAAGGCCGCTGGCCAGCTCGGCCGCCATGGCCAGGCAGGCGAAGTAGATGCTGCGAAACGGGTTTTGGGTAAGGTACTTGTACCGAATGGTAACCGTGGCGGCTTCCGGCGTCAACTCGCGCAGGCGCAAGCCGGCCAGCCAGGCCATCGGCAATTTGCGCAGCATGAACAGCCGCAGCTTGGCCGGGCTGAGCACCTGGCGGCGGAAAGCGGCGGCTTGCGGGGTATCGGTAGAAACGGTGGGTTCGGGCATGGGGAATGTGAAGATGATATAGAAATGTGGGAGATGTGGAGATGTGAGAAATGCAGAGGTGTGGAGAATGAAAACGAAAATCACAAGCACAACCGCCTCACTCCCAAATCTCCACATTTCTCATATCCTCCACATTATTCACTTTTTCTTCGGGTGCACCGTCAGCTCCTGGTAGCCGAAAGTGGGGTCGGTTTCGCGCCGGAACTCCAGGTCCGGCAGCTCGGCCAGCACGATTTCGGCGGTGGTGTACACGCGGCAGCCGTCGAGCAGGTGGCCGCCGAAAGTGCGGCCTGTGCTGTCGGCCACTGCCAGGTGCAAGTGCGAGCCGTTGGTGGAGAGCGTGCCCACGAGCGACACGATTTCGAAGTGGCCGCGGTACTCGGTGGGGCCCTCCTGGTTGGCCAGCCGCAGCGTGGCCACCGTGAGGCTGCCCACGCACGTGAGCAGGGCCCCCGCCCGCAGGTGCTGGGCCTGCACGAAGGCCAGGAGGCCCTGGCGCAGGTCGTCGCCGGGGCGCAGGCGCAGGGCGTAGGTTTTCAGCGAAGAAGACGGGGCGGCGGGCACGGCAGCAGCAGATGGGTGGCACGGCACGGACTGCGCCAGCGCGGGGCCGGCCAGCAGCCCGAGCAGCGGAAGGAGGAAGCGGGACACCTGGTAAAGTAACGGCATGCCGCGGGCATTGCCGGCCACGGCCCGGGGCCCCGGCGGCTTACTCGCCCGGGTAGCGCAGCCCGATTTCGCGCCGCACCGCGTCCAGCAATTCCATCAGCGCCAGGCTGAAGGCCAGCGGCAGCAGCGGGCTTTCGCGCAGGCCCTGGGCCAGGCACTGCTGCACGTGCGCCGCCTCGTGTTGGTAGCCGCCGCCCGCGGTGGGCGCGGGAAACTCCTGCGCTTCGGCCTCGCCCAGCAGCTGCACCCGCACGCCGGTGGGCGCGTGGAAGCGCCCCAGCAATTGCAGCTGGCCCTTGGTGCCGTACAGCACACAGCGGTTGTCGGTGGTGGCGGCGATAGTGGAAAACAGGGTGGCCGTGGCCCCGCTGGCGTAGGCCAAGGCCATGGCGCAGTTCGCGTCCACGCCGGTGCCGGTGGGCGTCGAAACGGCCCGCACGGCCGCCGGGGCCCCCAGGAAAAGCTGGCTAATAAAGAGCGGGTACACGCCAATGTCCAGCAGGGAGCCGCCGGCCAGCGCGGGGTTGAACAGCCGGCCTTCGGGCTCAAAGGGAGCCGCGAAGCCGAAGTCGGCCACCAAGTGCTTCACCTCGCCGATGACGCCCGATTGCACCAATTCCAGCGCCTGGGCGATGGCAGGGAAGAAGCGCGTCCAGAACGCTTCCATCAGGAAAACGCCCTGTTCCTGCGCCACGCGCACCATTTCCTGGGCTTGGCCGGCGTTCTGGGCAAAGGCTTTTTCGCAGAGCACGGGCAGGCCACCCCGCAGGCACAGCAGGGTGTGGGCGTGGTGCTCGGAGTGCGGCGTGGCCACGTACACAGCATCAATGCCGGGCACTGCCAGCAGTTCCTCGTAGCTGCCCACGGCGTGGGAGGCCCCAAACTCGGCGGCAAAGGCCTCGGCTTTAGCTAGGCTGCGCGAAGCTACGGCGTGCAGCTTGGCGCCGGGCACGTGGGCCAGGTCGGCGGCAAATTTGCGGGCAATGCGGCCCGGGCCCAGGATGGCCCAGTTGAAAGTGCGCATGAGAAAAAGCTGGGTGGATGAGCAGCCGAAGGTAAGGCGGGGCATGCTTTTGAGCAGTTCCGCCAAGCGCCCCCGCTGGCAACAGCCGCCGCCCGGGGCCCTAGCGGCTGAAGCGCACCGTGCCGTTGCGCACCCGGATGCTGACGTTGCCCGCGCCGCGCCGCGGCACAGACCGCCCGAACACGCCGAGCACGTCGCTCGACTGCGCCCCGTGGGCCTCCGAGAGCACCCGCACCAGGGCGGGATCCACGAGGAGCTGGCCCTGTTCGGTGCGCACGTCGAAGCGGAAGGCGGGCGTTTCGGCAAAGCCCAGGCGGATGGTGCTGAAGCCCCCGTCGAGGGTAATCTGGCGGAAATTGGGGCCCGTATCGCGCACCTCAAAATCGGGGCAGTAGCGCAGGGCCATATCCAGCTCTTCGCCAATTTTCTCCACGCTGAAGCGCGAAAAGCCCGACGAGCCCCGCAGCGAGCCCACCGTGCCCAGGGCCAGGTCGCCGTACTTGCTGTGCACCACCAAGTTGTCCACGGTGCCCATTTCCACATCGGCGTAGTTGGTGTGCAGGTCCACGGCCTGGCCGGCGTCGAGGCGCAGGCGGGCGTAGCTGGCATCAATGCTGGCGCGGCCCGCAAACGGGATGGCACAGTTGCCGTTGGCGATGCGCACCGCGTTGCGGGGCCCCAGCAGGCGGGCCGTGCGCAGGTCGCCGTAGTCCACGGCCAAGTCGGTGGGCCCGGTGAGGTCGCCGGTTACGGCCACGGCCCCGAAGCCGTTGGCCACACGCAGGGCCGTGGCCGCGGGTAGCCATACAGTGTAGTTGATTTCGTAGCGCCGGCCGCTGCACCCGCTGCGGCCGCGCAGCATGGGCCCAAACTGCGAGGCCACCAGCACGCCGCCCGTGCGGGCGTCGTAGTCGAGCCACTGCACGCCCAGGGCCCCCAGCACTTCCCGGGCCCCGGCCTCCGTTTCGGAGCGGGCCACCAGCTCGGCTTCGACCTTAATTTCGGCCTTGGCCCAGGTGTTGATCTGCACCCGGCCGTAGCGGGCCTCCAGGGCGAAAGGGCGCCCGCCGGCCGGCACCCGGTAGCGGCGGCTCAGGCGGCGGCGCTGCTCCACGGGCGGGGTGGCCGCGTCGAGGTCGGCTTCGGCCTCCGTTTGGTCGGCGGCAGCGGCGGGGGCCCCGGGGCCCTGCTGGCCGGTTTGCCCGGCGCCGGCTGCGGCCAGGGCCCACGGGGCCCCGGGCGCGCGGCGGGCCTGCGCGGGCGCACCAAGGCCCAGCAGCCCGGCGGCCAGCACCAGCGCTCCCAGGCGCCGTATTTTCCAACGGAGGGCCCCGCGCTGCACTACGGCCGGCGGTAAGAGCGGCTATCGGCCAGCACCAGGCCGGTGGCGGCGGGGCGGGCTTCGGTCATGGCGCGGGTTTGCAGCTGGCGGTCGAGCAGGTCGAGGCGGATTTGCAGGTTGCGATTCATGGCCGTCAGCACCACGTCGGGCTGCGGGTGGTGGGGCAGTTCCAGCTTCAGGGTGCGGTAGCTCGAATCGAGGGCTGCCAAATCGTGCCGCCACTCGGCCGTGGGGCTGCCGGCGGCCGAGTCGGCCAGCTGGCGCAGTTCGGCCTTGCGCTCGTTGAGCTGAGCCACGTAGTAGCTTTCCATGCCGCTCACGGCTGTAATCAATCGACTGTCGGTGAGGTCGTTGCGCTCGGTCGTGGCCAGGGCCTGCGGGTCGCCCAGGTATAGGGGCCCGATGGGGGCCGCGCTGGTTTCGGCGGCTATGCCCGGCTCGGGGCCCGGCTGGCGGTGGCCCGATTTCCAGGCTTCGCTGGCACCGGCGGCCACCACCAGCAGAGCCAGCGCGGCGGCTACGCCGTAGCGGTGCAGCCACGGGGCCCGGCCGGCGGGTGCTACGGCCCGGGGCATGGGCACGGAAGGCCCGGGCAGCGACACGGCGGCGGCGGGCACCGCAGCGGGGCCCGCGAGTTCCTTCTCCAGGGCCGCCCACAGCTCAGGGCGCGGCTCGTGCACGTCGAAATCGGCGCGGTGCCGCTCGACGAAGATGGCTAATGAATCGGGCTTATCGGATTGCATAATAGTAGTAAGAACAGGCGGCTGGCGTTGGGTGGGGCAGCCGCCAGTGCGGCATCTATAAAACAGAGAGTTGGGCAACGGAGGTACGGCCCGGGGGGGCCAAAAAGATTCAGTGGAGGCCCTGCTGGGCGGCCAGCTCGCGCAGCTTGGCGCGGGCCCGGCTGTACTGCGACTTGGAAGTGGATTCGGAAATGCCGAGGATACCGGCCACCTCCAGGTGGTCGTACCCCTCTAAGAGGTAAAGCGTTAGTACCACCCGGTAGCCGTCGGGCAGCTCCTGGATGCAGCGGCGCAGCACGTCGGCGCGGTAGTGGGTTTCGGCCTCGTCGTCGGCCGAGTAGTGGGTTTCGAGAGGCGCGTCGTGGTGCTGCTCGCCCAGCGGCACCAGCGCCAAGCGGCGCTGGCGCAGGCAGTTGATGCTCTTGTTCACCACAATCCGCTTCAGCCAAGCCCCAAACGAGGAATCACCCTTGTAGCTGCTTAGCTCGCGGAAGGCGCTCAGGAACGACTCTTGCAACACGTCCTCGGCCTCAGCGTAGTCGCCGGTGATGCGCAGGGCCGCGTTGAACATGGCCTTGGCGTAGCGCCGGTACAGCTCGGCCTGGGCCTGGTGGTCGTGCAGGCGGCAGCGCTCCACCAGCGAGGCGTTGATGTCGACGTAGGCAGAGTAGGAAAGGGCTTCCATGCGGGGCGATGAAGGAGCGGAACGCGTTAGCAACCCAAAGACTGCACGATGGGTTCGGGGTTGCACTCCGAACCAGGCGCTTGGCTGAACAAGAGGGCCCCGAAATTTCGCCGGGCCGCAACGCCCAGAACAGTTTTCTCGCATCGTTGCACTGTCTTTGGCGCAGCAACGCTTTTTTTATACAGAGGTGCAAAGAGACAGGCTCGATGAACCGCCGGCAACCCCACTACGTGGAACGGTGCCAAGTCCTGAGACTTGCGCTCCTGAATTAGAAAAAAAGCAGCCCGTCATGTTTGGCTGCGCGCTACATGACGGGCTGCCCCAACGGCTGCGCCCGCCCCCACCCGGGCGAAGTTGGGCTGGCGGGCCGGTCCCTGGCCGCTATACCCTGTATCCCAGCGCCAGCCACGCCGGCAAGTGCCTCAACAAGCCCCACCGCGAAATGCCGGACGAAAACGGCATCCTCCTGCCTGCGCGAGCTAACGCCGCCACTGGCCGCCTACGCCGCTGGCCGGGGTCCCGGCGAGGGCTTCGGCGACTTCGTAGTGCGCGCCGGCGTAGTAAAAGCCGCGGCAGAAGGGCTGGACTTCCGCGCCCAAGAGGCTGCTTGGGTTAACATCAGCCCGGTATAGCGACGCATCCTGGCGCCTCCGGCTTAAACGATGCTCGGGCAGGTCGTTCAAGCCGAAGGCGCCAGGATGCGTCGCTACCCCCGTTCCAGGAGCCAAAAAATCAAGTCAGCCAGCAGCTTCTAAGATCGGTTTTTCAATTAGTGTACCGCTCTTGCGCTCGGGGGAAGCTCACAAGATTCCCTACTTACACAACGACTCTAGAGCGGTTTCCAAGTCAGTGTACAGCTTATTGGGTGCGGGCTGCCGGCTTTTCGCCGGCTGTCCGCTTGTCGGTAGAACTACCAGTGCGAAAGGCGAGCGGACAGTCGGTAAAAAGCCGGTAGCCCGCCCTGTACACTGAATTAGAAACTGCTCTAAGTCCTTATTAGTAGGTCGGATGAATTAGTTTGCATTAAATGGGCTGAACGTAATAACGAGTTGCTTCCCGAAATTTGCGAGGCAGCGATTGGTGGCGTAGGCCAAGTCATCGGCCTGGGCGTAGTCCTGGGGTTGGAGCCAACCGCCCTTTAAATGCCGCCATAGGGTTTCGGCCAGGTTGAGGTGGGGCGAATAGGGCGGCAGAAAAAACAGACGCAGGTCCCGTTGCGCCCAGACCGCCCGCCGTTGCTGGATAAGATGCGCCTTGTGGATGCTGGCATTGTCTAGCACAATAACCGTTGGACCAGCGATTCGCAGTGAAAGAGCGTCTAATTTTTCGGCCACAAAAGCGGCGGCAATGTTCTGGCAGGTGGTGGCCCAATGGCACTGGTTATCGCGGCTGAAGAGGCCCCAGCAGTTGAGGCGAACACCTTTTTGAGCGGGG is a window from the Hymenobacter nivis genome containing:
- a CDS encoding Gfo/Idh/MocA family protein; its protein translation is MRTFNWAILGPGRIARKFAADLAHVPGAKLHAVASRSLAKAEAFAAEFGASHAVGSYEELLAVPGIDAVYVATPHSEHHAHTLLCLRGGLPVLCEKAFAQNAGQAQEMVRVAQEQGVFLMEAFWTRFFPAIAQALELVQSGVIGEVKHLVADFGFAAPFEPEGRLFNPALAGGSLLDIGVYPLFISQLFLGAPAAVRAVSTPTGTGVDANCAMALAYASGATATLFSTIAATTDNRCVLYGTKGQLQLLGRFHAPTGVRVQLLGEAEAQEFPAPTAGGGYQHEAAHVQQCLAQGLRESPLLPLAFSLALMELLDAVRREIGLRYPGE
- a CDS encoding RNA polymerase sigma factor, whose protein sequence is MEALSYSAYVDINASLVERCRLHDHQAQAELYRRYAKAMFNAALRITGDYAEAEDVLQESFLSAFRELSSYKGDSSFGAWLKRIVVNKSINCLRQRRLALVPLGEQHHDAPLETHYSADDEAETHYRADVLRRCIQELPDGYRVVLTLYLLEGYDHLEVAGILGISESTSKSQYSRARAKLRELAAQQGLH
- a CDS encoding transposase; this translates as METLAEAGELTLFYGDESHVCQQGYVPYGWQFPGEDVFIPAQKGVRLNCWGLFSRDNQCHWATTCQNIAAAFVAEKLDALSLRIAGPTVIVLDNASIHKAHLIQQRRAVWAQRDLRLFFLPPYSPHLNLAETLWRHLKGGWLQPQDYAQADDLAYATNRCLANFGKQLVITFSPFNAN